From one Peptoniphilaceae bacterium AMB_02 genomic stretch:
- the pyk gene encoding pyruvate kinase has protein sequence MDKKTKIVCTIGPASDSVEMLKNLMNAGMNVCRLNFSHGSHEEHEVRINNIKKAREELGVPVAIMLDTKGPEIRLKNFSTGEVNLKLGDKFTLTTREVDGNQDIVSITYEGLPKDVKIGDRILIDDGLVELEVIEVADGTDIVCMAKNYGVIKDKKGVNVPSVSINLPAMTPRDVSDIQFGIKHGVDFIAASFIRKAEDVLDIRKVLEENNGANVGIIAKIENEEGVENLEEIIQASDGIMVARGDLGVEIRTETMPIVQKKIIRLTNMASKPVITATQMLDSMIRNPRPTRAEVTDVANAILDGTDAIMLSGETAAGKYPLEAVHTMHDIALTTEESKEFLDSVNARKDWVINTTTNSISRSSCYIAEQLGAAAILTATATGGTPKHIAKFRPHAPIIAATYTEEVMRSLSLVWGVFPVLSKKTELTDEVIESSIHSALNAGYVKEGNLIVITAGIPVAVGGTTNLIKVHTVGDIVAKGLGIGKRSVSGSVCIGSTREEIQSKFEDGMILVARSTDKDLVEYIERCKAIVVEEGGLTSHAAIVALHFGKPAIVGVKDATNVLEDGETITVDPIAGLIYRGEARVL, from the coding sequence ATGGATAAGAAAACAAAAATAGTATGTACTATTGGACCTGCTTCGGATTCAGTAGAGATGTTAAAGAATTTGATGAATGCAGGGATGAATGTCTGCAGGTTAAACTTTTCGCATGGTTCTCATGAAGAACATGAAGTAAGGATAAACAATATCAAGAAGGCAAGAGAAGAACTAGGTGTTCCAGTTGCTATCATGCTTGATACTAAGGGGCCTGAAATAAGACTAAAAAACTTCTCAACAGGTGAAGTAAATCTTAAATTAGGTGACAAGTTTACGCTGACAACCAGAGAAGTAGACGGAAATCAAGATATTGTTTCTATTACTTACGAAGGACTTCCAAAGGATGTAAAAATAGGAGATAGGATACTTATAGACGACGGTCTTGTTGAGCTGGAAGTAATAGAAGTTGCTGACGGAACTGATATAGTCTGTATGGCTAAAAACTATGGAGTTATTAAGGATAAAAAAGGTGTAAATGTTCCTTCTGTGTCAATTAATTTACCTGCCATGACCCCAAGAGATGTTTCTGATATACAATTTGGAATAAAGCATGGTGTAGATTTTATTGCGGCTTCCTTTATCAGAAAAGCTGAAGACGTTTTGGATATTAGAAAAGTATTGGAAGAGAATAATGGTGCCAATGTTGGTATTATTGCCAAGATTGAGAACGAAGAAGGTGTTGAAAATCTAGAAGAAATAATCCAGGCATCTGATGGAATAATGGTTGCCAGGGGAGATTTAGGGGTCGAGATAAGAACTGAAACCATGCCTATTGTTCAGAAGAAAATCATCAGACTTACAAATATGGCTTCAAAACCTGTAATCACCGCAACTCAAATGCTTGACTCAATGATCAGAAACCCGAGACCAACGAGAGCGGAAGTAACGGATGTTGCGAATGCGATTCTTGATGGTACTGATGCGATTATGCTTTCAGGTGAAACTGCAGCAGGGAAGTATCCTTTAGAAGCTGTTCATACTATGCATGATATAGCCCTTACCACTGAGGAATCAAAAGAGTTTTTGGATTCTGTAAATGCCAGAAAAGACTGGGTTATCAATACTACTACAAATTCAATTTCTCGTTCCAGTTGTTATATCGCTGAACAATTAGGTGCAGCTGCTATATTGACAGCGACAGCTACAGGTGGAACACCTAAACACATCGCTAAATTTAGACCTCATGCACCGATAATCGCAGCAACTTATACCGAAGAGGTAATGAGAAGTTTATCCTTAGTTTGGGGAGTTTTCCCTGTCTTATCCAAGAAAACCGAATTAACAGATGAAGTTATTGAAAGCTCAATTCATTCTGCACTTAATGCCGGATATGTTAAAGAAGGAAACTTAATAGTTATAACAGCAGGTATCCCTGTAGCAGTTGGGGGAACCACTAACCTAATAAAAGTACACACAGTTGGAGATATTGTTGCCAAGGGTCTTGGAATTGGTAAGAGATCTGTAAGTGGATCTGTTTGCATAGGCAGCACTAGAGAGGAAATACAAAGTAAATTTGAAGATGGAATGATTCTAGTAGCAAGATCTACAGATAAAGATTTAGTTGAGTACATTGAAAGATGTAAAGCTATAGTAGTTGAGGAAGGTGGACTTACTTCACATGCAGCTATCGTAGCACTACACTTCGGAAAACCTGCTATAGTAGGAGTAAAAGATGCCACAAATGTACTTGAAGATGGTGAAACTATAACTGTAGACCCAATCGCAGGATTGATTTACAGAGGCGAGGCTAGGGTTTTATAA
- the pfkA gene encoding 6-phosphofructokinase encodes MKTIGLLTSGGDAPGMNACIRAIVRTCVYNGIRVMGIRFGFDGLIRGDIYEMNVSSVADIIQRGGTILGSARSEDFRTEKGQKKAIDILKDFGIDSVIVMGGDGSFRGAKELSVKGIKAIGIPCTIDNDMGYTDYTIGFYTAVETVVDAISKIRDTSSSHGRGNVIEVMGRHCGDIALYAGLAGGAESIVVPEIDFNIDEITDKVISGKKRGKLHHIIILAEGVGNAYELAKEVQEKTDVTTKVTVLGHIQRGGNPSAFDRLLASQMGNRAVKLLMEEKSGLALGMSCNKVFEMDLIEAVGIEHKLNTGLFEIARELSI; translated from the coding sequence ATGAAGACAATCGGGTTGTTGACAAGTGGTGGAGATGCTCCCGGAATGAACGCTTGTATCAGGGCTATCGTTAGAACATGTGTATATAACGGTATCAGAGTCATGGGAATCAGATTTGGATTTGACGGTTTAATCAGAGGAGATATTTACGAGATGAATGTTTCTTCGGTTGCTGACATTATCCAAAGGGGAGGTACGATTCTCGGTAGTGCAAGAAGCGAAGATTTCAGGACGGAAAAAGGACAAAAGAAAGCTATAGATATCTTAAAGGATTTCGGTATTGATAGCGTAATTGTAATGGGTGGAGATGGTTCTTTCAGAGGAGCCAAGGAGTTAAGTGTAAAGGGAATCAAGGCTATTGGGATTCCGTGTACAATCGATAATGACATGGGGTATACCGATTATACTATCGGATTTTACACCGCTGTAGAAACTGTAGTAGATGCAATAAGTAAGATAAGAGACACTTCTTCATCTCATGGTAGAGGAAATGTGATAGAGGTCATGGGTAGACATTGTGGTGATATAGCACTTTATGCAGGACTAGCAGGTGGTGCTGAGTCTATAGTAGTTCCTGAAATTGACTTTAATATTGACGAAATAACTGATAAGGTTATAAGCGGTAAGAAAAGAGGAAAGCTACACCATATTATTATTTTGGCTGAAGGCGTCGGTAATGCTTATGAATTGGCAAAAGAGGTACAAGAAAAAACCGATGTAACCACAAAGGTCACTGTCTTAGGACATATTCAAAGAGGTGGCAACCCGTCGGCGTTTGACAGATTACTTGCAAGTCAAATGGGAAATAGAGCTGTAAAGCTTTTAATGGAAGAAAAATCAGGATTGGCACTCGGTATGAGTTGCAATAAAGTCTTTGAGATGGATTTAATAGAAGCGGTCGGTATCGAGCATAAATTAAATACCGGGCTGTTCGAGATAGCCAGAGAGTTATCCATTTAA
- a CDS encoding DNA polymerase III subunit alpha yields MNDFTHLHVHTEYSLLDGYSPIEKLVKSASKKGMSSLAITDHGSMFGIIQFYKTCLKHNIKPILGCEVYVAEKSYLDKSTVDKEQHHLILLAETDEGFKNLMKIVSEGYVNGYYYRPRVDKSILSKYSKGIIATSACLAGEIQQLLLSDRFEDALEVSLEYRSIFGEDNFFLELQDHGISEQKLVNKLLFEIHKKTGIPMVASNDVHYVEKNDSTIHDVLLCIQTGKTLDEPNRMKFPTEEFYLKTYDEMYEILGEYPGALENTLSIADRCNVEIVFGELHLPHFEAPKGFDNKGYLRELTYNGLFKKYGELNDDIKDRAETELKVIENMGYVDYFLIVWDFIRYAKEKDIPVGPGRGSAAGSIVSYALDITSIDPLKYNLLFERFLNPERISMPDIDIDFCYERRDEVIDYVIKKYGEDHVAQIVTFGTMAARGAIRDVGRVFDMPYALVDRIAKMIPMQLGITIDGALELSRELKAEYDGDEEIKRLIDYANAIEGMPRHTSTHAAGVVISKDPVTDYVPLSRNQDVLTTQFNMIELEQLGLLKMDFLGLRTLTVIDNTLRLVKNVHGVEIDINAIDLNDPKVMEMFTNAETLGIFQFESAGMRAFLKELKPSVFDDLIAANSLFRPGPMNEIPTYIACKHNPDNIKYIHPSLEPILNVTYGTIVYQEQVMQIVQKLAGYTLGGADLLRRAMGKKDMHVMEEERKRFIYGEVDEAGNIVVDGCIRRGVDEKSGNKIYDLMIDFAKYAFNKSHSAAYAYVAMQTAWLKTFYPTEFMAALMSSVMGQTSQISLYIQECKRLKIEILPPDINHSYKNFSVDGSKIRFGMVAVKNVGAAFVDAIINCRKSGGPFTSFIDFVQRMDKENRHLINKKAIESLIRVGAFKSTGINRATLISMFEKTIDSVLNDSRRNIEGQMFLLDDIPEEDNLEPEFILPEFSNNLLLQMEKELTGLYITDHPLSSYSNSIKKYSTFKMSTITEIDDFQELQDKYDNKRVCVVGLITARNDKITRTNQQMSFLDVEDEFGVIEIVVFPKLFEEYRTILKEDTVVKLEGRLTISENENPKMILDRISKAEENIKSVYLKFVEKNDEKKLGLIDLLSKYPGKSPVIIYYAKEKVAECTAENLWVDVENRELIESLKMSYGSKNVILQ; encoded by the coding sequence ATGAATGATTTTACACATCTTCATGTCCATACTGAATATAGTTTATTAGACGGTTATTCGCCAATCGAGAAGCTGGTAAAGAGTGCGAGCAAGAAAGGAATGAGTTCGCTTGCAATCACCGACCATGGTTCAATGTTTGGTATTATTCAGTTTTATAAGACATGTTTAAAACATAATATAAAACCTATACTCGGTTGCGAAGTGTATGTGGCTGAAAAAAGTTATCTCGATAAGAGTACTGTAGATAAAGAGCAGCATCATCTTATACTTTTGGCAGAAACTGATGAAGGTTTTAAGAATTTAATGAAAATTGTATCCGAGGGATATGTAAATGGTTATTATTACAGACCTCGTGTAGATAAAAGTATCCTGTCCAAGTATAGTAAGGGTATAATAGCAACCAGCGCTTGTTTAGCCGGAGAAATTCAGCAATTATTATTATCTGACAGGTTTGAGGATGCTTTAGAGGTGAGTTTAGAATACAGAAGCATCTTTGGAGAGGATAATTTCTTTTTGGAGCTCCAAGATCACGGAATAAGTGAACAAAAATTAGTTAATAAACTTCTATTTGAAATTCATAAAAAAACCGGGATACCTATGGTTGCAAGTAATGATGTTCACTATGTAGAGAAAAATGATTCTACTATACATGATGTACTGCTTTGTATTCAAACCGGAAAAACTCTGGATGAACCAAACAGGATGAAATTTCCTACTGAAGAATTCTATTTAAAAACCTATGATGAAATGTATGAAATACTGGGAGAGTATCCCGGTGCTTTAGAGAATACTCTTAGTATCGCGGATAGATGTAATGTGGAGATTGTATTTGGAGAACTTCATTTACCACATTTTGAAGCTCCTAAAGGTTTTGACAATAAGGGCTATCTGAGAGAACTCACTTATAATGGACTTTTTAAAAAATACGGTGAGTTAAATGATGATATAAAGGACAGGGCAGAAACAGAGTTAAAAGTAATCGAGAATATGGGATATGTGGATTATTTTCTTATCGTATGGGATTTTATAAGGTATGCGAAAGAGAAGGATATCCCTGTTGGACCTGGTAGAGGTTCAGCTGCAGGAAGTATTGTTTCCTATGCGCTCGATATAACTTCTATCGACCCTCTTAAATATAATTTGCTCTTTGAAAGGTTTTTAAATCCGGAAAGGATCTCTATGCCGGATATAGACATAGATTTTTGTTATGAGAGAAGAGATGAAGTAATAGATTATGTTATAAAGAAATACGGTGAAGACCATGTGGCTCAGATTGTCACTTTCGGTACTATGGCTGCAAGGGGAGCAATCAGGGATGTAGGCAGGGTTTTCGATATGCCTTATGCACTTGTAGACAGGATTGCAAAGATGATACCTATGCAGCTGGGGATTACTATAGATGGTGCACTCGAGTTAAGTAGAGAGCTTAAAGCTGAATATGATGGGGATGAAGAGATAAAGAGGCTGATCGACTACGCCAATGCAATAGAAGGTATGCCAAGACATACTTCTACTCATGCAGCAGGTGTCGTTATTTCAAAAGATCCTGTTACAGATTATGTGCCTCTATCCAGAAACCAAGATGTTTTGACTACTCAGTTCAATATGATAGAACTTGAACAGCTTGGGTTATTAAAAATGGATTTCCTTGGTCTAAGAACTCTAACGGTTATAGATAATACTCTAAGACTGGTTAAGAATGTACACGGCGTGGAAATTGATATAAATGCAATTGATTTAAACGATCCTAAGGTCATGGAGATGTTTACCAATGCAGAGACTCTTGGAATATTCCAGTTTGAGTCGGCAGGGATGAGAGCTTTCTTGAAGGAACTTAAGCCATCGGTTTTTGATGATTTAATTGCTGCAAACTCCCTGTTCAGGCCTGGTCCTATGAACGAGATTCCAACTTATATTGCTTGTAAACACAATCCTGACAATATAAAATACATCCATCCTTCTTTAGAGCCTATACTCAATGTTACCTATGGTACCATTGTCTATCAAGAGCAGGTTATGCAAATAGTTCAAAAATTGGCAGGATATACTCTTGGTGGAGCTGATTTGTTAAGGCGTGCAATGGGTAAAAAAGATATGCATGTCATGGAGGAGGAGCGTAAGAGGTTTATATATGGTGAAGTCGATGAAGCCGGTAATATTGTTGTTGATGGCTGCATTAGACGTGGTGTTGATGAAAAAAGCGGAAATAAGATTTATGATTTGATGATAGATTTTGCAAAGTATGCTTTTAATAAATCTCATTCTGCGGCTTATGCCTATGTGGCTATGCAAACTGCATGGTTAAAAACTTTTTATCCTACTGAGTTTATGGCTGCACTTATGTCATCCGTTATGGGTCAGACTTCTCAGATATCACTTTATATACAAGAGTGTAAGAGGCTTAAAATTGAAATATTGCCACCGGATATAAATCACTCGTATAAGAATTTTTCTGTAGATGGATCTAAAATTAGATTTGGAATGGTAGCAGTTAAGAATGTGGGGGCAGCTTTTGTAGATGCAATTATAAATTGCAGGAAGTCAGGCGGTCCATTTACCAGTTTTATTGATTTTGTGCAGAGGATGGACAAAGAGAACAGACATTTGATTAATAAAAAGGCTATAGAGTCGTTGATAAGGGTTGGTGCTTTTAAGTCGACCGGTATAAATAGGGCTACTTTGATTTCAATGTTTGAAAAGACTATAGATTCTGTACTGAATGATTCCAGGAGAAATATTGAAGGTCAGATGTTTTTACTGGATGATATACCTGAAGAAGATAATTTGGAACCTGAGTTTATTTTACCTGAGTTCAGTAATAATTTATTATTGCAAATGGAAAAAGAACTAACAGGTCTTTATATAACCGATCATCCGCTAAGTTCTTACTCAAATAGTATTAAAAAGTATTCTACTTTTAAAATGTCAACTATTACAGAAATTGATGATTTTCAAGAACTACAAGACAAATATGATAATAAAAGAGTTTGTGTTGTCGGTCTGATTACTGCAAGAAATGACAAGATTACAAGAACAAATCAACAGATGAGTTTCCTTGATGTAGAGGACGAGTTTGGTGTTATCGAAATAGTGGTATTTCCAAAGCTGTTTGAGGAGTATAGAACGATTTTAAAGGAAGATACCGTGGTTAAACTTGAGGGCAGACTTACCATAAGTGAAAATGAAAATCCGAAAATGATATTAGATAGAATTTCTAAAGCGGAAGAAAATATTAAATCGGTATATTTAAAGTTTGTGGAAAAGAACGATGAGAAGAAATTGGGACTTATTGATTTACTATCTAAGTATCCCGGCAAATCACCTGTCATTATCTATTATGCAAAAGAGAAGGTGGCTGAGTGTACTGCTGAGAACTTATGGGTAGATGTAGAAAATAGGGAGTTAATAGAAAGTTTAAAGATGAGTTATGGTTCAAAGAATGTGATTTTACAATAA
- a CDS encoding GrdX family protein produces the protein MNKLLKDYVLVTNNKKVYDTYSDEFNVEHIEGMDYSAVLNRCRELIHTGYIMETHPLSGSIKPNETPFKTVLLSAPSSDEISTDTQSLLIIEDAIATYEKFLLNRPTPNWIGRAVEDFMTIDLSLIKPVMEKLF, from the coding sequence ATGAATAAATTGCTTAAGGATTATGTATTAGTAACAAATAACAAAAAAGTATACGATACCTACTCAGACGAATTCAATGTTGAACATATAGAAGGTATGGATTATAGCGCTGTGCTGAATAGATGTAGAGAGCTTATACATACCGGATACATCATGGAAACCCATCCCCTATCAGGTAGTATAAAGCCTAATGAGACACCGTTTAAAACAGTCTTATTATCAGCTCCGTCAAGTGATGAGATAAGTACAGATACTCAGAGTCTTCTTATAATAGAAGATGCCATTGCAACATATGAAAAATTCTTGTTAAATAGACCGACTCCAAACTGGATTGGTAGAGCAGTAGAAGATTTTATGACCATAGATCTTTCGTTAATAAAACCGGTAATGGAAAAATTATTTTAA
- the whiA gene encoding DNA-binding protein WhiA — protein sequence MSFSVDTKNEVANLETGSKSCNLSELAALVRTNATITISFRDELTLKFATESSPTARRIFRIIKSLYGYDSEIRVTRNDQLRKKSFYILHINDEEISRFLLEDTGFDPSLFALDSVMNPDKNFYPTSIVDKRAFLRGAFLGAGSVTDPNKTYHLEIVVNSEQTGNLLIDISKELDIIARLTMRKSQFVYYLKDSEIITEFLSLIGANNARLELENVRVMRDLRNNVNRIVNAETANISKIIDAAVRQIDAIELIKREKGLDDLPPNLRELAELRLEYPEESLKFLGEMLEKPVAKSTVNNRMNKIISIADEIKNKNVEA from the coding sequence ATGTCATTTTCAGTCGACACAAAGAACGAGGTTGCTAATTTAGAAACCGGTTCTAAATCCTGTAATTTGTCTGAATTGGCAGCTTTGGTCAGAACTAATGCAACTATCACTATATCCTTTAGGGATGAATTAACTCTTAAGTTTGCAACAGAGAGCAGTCCAACAGCCAGAAGGATTTTTAGGATTATAAAGTCCTTGTATGGATATGATTCAGAAATCAGGGTAACCAGAAATGATCAGCTTAGAAAAAAATCTTTTTATATTTTGCATATAAATGATGAAGAGATATCAAGGTTTCTATTAGAGGATACAGGTTTTGATCCTTCACTATTTGCACTTGATTCAGTGATGAATCCGGACAAGAATTTTTATCCGACATCAATAGTTGACAAGAGGGCTTTCCTAAGAGGTGCGTTTCTAGGTGCAGGTTCTGTAACGGATCCTAACAAGACATACCATCTTGAGATTGTAGTAAATTCAGAGCAAACCGGTAATTTGCTTATAGATATTTCAAAGGAACTCGATATAATAGCAAGATTGACTATGAGAAAAAGCCAGTTCGTGTATTATTTAAAGGATAGCGAAATCATTACAGAGTTTCTAAGCTTAATAGGAGCAAATAATGCAAGACTTGAACTGGAAAATGTTCGAGTTATGAGGGATTTAAGAAATAATGTAAATCGTATTGTAAATGCAGAAACTGCAAATATAAGTAAAATAATAGATGCAGCTGTTAGACAAATAGATGCGATTGAGTTAATAAAAAGAGAAAAAGGTCTGGATGATTTGCCGCCAAACCTTAGAGAATTGGCAGAACTGAGGTTGGAGTATCCGGAGGAGTCGCTTAAGTTCTTAGGTGAGATGTTAGAGAAGCCTGTTGCCAAGTCAACTGTTAACAATAGAATGAATAAGATTATTTCTATTGCCGATGAGATTAAAAATAAAAATGTTGAGGCTTAG
- a CDS encoding NUDIX domain-containing protein, whose protein sequence is MEEISAGGVVVVGDTVLTLRKYQGDWVLPKGRLEGNESSEEAAIREVYEEAGVVGEIKKYIGYLKYTYVHGNGKRVNKTVHYYLMTSKETIGATPQKEEGFMEAVFMDSEKVIEKLKHEAEKNMVRKAVELSRNF, encoded by the coding sequence ATGGAAGAGATTAGTGCCGGTGGCGTTGTAGTCGTAGGCGATACTGTCCTTACTTTAAGAAAGTATCAAGGAGACTGGGTCCTTCCAAAAGGGAGATTAGAAGGAAATGAATCCAGTGAAGAAGCAGCTATTAGAGAGGTCTACGAAGAAGCTGGCGTAGTTGGAGAGATAAAAAAGTATATAGGCTATTTAAAGTACACTTATGTACATGGTAATGGTAAAAGGGTTAATAAAACTGTTCACTATTATTTAATGACTTCTAAAGAAACTATTGGAGCAACACCCCAAAAAGAAGAAGGTTTTATGGAAGCTGTGTTTATGGATTCCGAAAAGGTAATAGAGAAACTTAAGCACGAAGCAGAAAAAAATATGGTAAGAAAAGCCGTGGAGTTATCCAGAAATTTTTGA
- a CDS encoding M42 family metallopeptidase, which translates to MDKILEYTLEFMKKLLLTPSPTGYTDEAIELVKSEFEKLGIENHLTYKRALVATIPGESDDAITYSGHVDTLGAMVKQIKSDGRLVFHRIGGYPFNTIEGEYVVVKTMNGDEYTGTITLNNSSVHVHPEEISKCERNADTMSIKLDELVENDEDVRKLGIEIGDFVFLDTRTVFTKSGFIKSRHLDDKAGVACILGFAKELVEKGIKPKRTINFLISNYEEVGHGASVIPENTKDFIAVDMAAPDTGQSSLETHVTICAMDSSGAYDLHIRNQLVELAKKADIDYVIDIYPFYGSDGSAALRAGHEIRVGLIGPGVSSSHTFERTHKKAIENTIKLMLEYALA; encoded by the coding sequence ATGGACAAAATATTAGAGTATACATTGGAATTTATGAAAAAACTTCTTTTAACCCCCAGTCCTACAGGCTATACAGATGAAGCCATTGAGCTTGTAAAAAGTGAATTTGAAAAACTTGGTATTGAAAACCACTTAACCTACAAGAGAGCTTTAGTTGCTACAATCCCCGGAGAATCCGATGATGCTATAACTTATAGCGGTCATGTAGATACCCTCGGAGCGATGGTAAAACAAATTAAATCAGACGGAAGACTAGTTTTCCATAGGATTGGCGGCTACCCTTTCAACACCATCGAAGGCGAATATGTAGTTGTAAAAACTATGAATGGTGACGAATACACAGGTACAATTACCCTGAACAACTCATCCGTCCATGTTCATCCTGAAGAAATATCCAAATGCGAAAGAAACGCCGACACCATGTCAATTAAACTGGATGAATTAGTTGAAAATGATGAAGATGTAAGAAAACTAGGTATTGAAATAGGAGATTTTGTATTTCTAGATACAAGAACAGTGTTCACAAAAAGCGGATTTATTAAATCAAGACATCTTGATGACAAAGCCGGAGTCGCTTGTATCCTGGGCTTTGCAAAGGAATTAGTTGAGAAAGGTATAAAACCAAAAAGAACAATAAACTTCTTAATCTCCAACTACGAAGAAGTCGGCCATGGTGCAAGTGTAATCCCTGAAAACACCAAAGATTTTATTGCCGTAGACATGGCAGCCCCTGACACCGGTCAAAGCTCTCTTGAAACTCATGTAACTATTTGCGCAATGGATTCAAGCGGCGCTTACGACCTTCACATCCGTAACCAACTAGTAGAACTTGCAAAAAAAGCTGATATAGACTATGTAATAGACATCTATCCCTTCTACGGTTCTGACGGATCTGCAGCACTAAGAGCAGGCCATGAAATCAGAGTCGGCTTAATCGGCCCCGGAGTTTCAAGTTCTCACACATTTGAAAGAACACATAAAAAAGCAATAGAAAACACAATTAAATTAATGCTGGAATATGCGCTGGCGTAA
- a CDS encoding endonuclease domain-containing protein — translation MLDYNKNNIKLAKDLRKNMTPWERKLWYEFLKDYPLRFQRQKAIGNYIIDFYCAKAKLCIELDGGEHYQTEQLEKDKRRTLELESFGLTVFRISNLDIDRNFTGVCEAIDRRVKEASLSVD, via the coding sequence TTGCTTGATTATAACAAGAATAACATTAAACTAGCAAAAGATTTAAGGAAAAACATGACACCATGGGAAAGGAAACTGTGGTATGAATTCTTAAAAGATTACCCATTAAGATTTCAGCGACAGAAGGCCATTGGCAATTACATAATTGACTTCTATTGCGCTAAAGCAAAACTTTGCATTGAACTGGACGGAGGAGAACATTATCAAACAGAACAGCTAGAAAAAGACAAACGACGTACTCTTGAGTTAGAGAGTTTCGGTTTAACTGTCTTCAGGATAAGCAATCTGGATATAGACAGAAACTTCACCGGTGTTTGTGAGGCGATAGATAGAAGGGTTAAAGAAGCTTCTCTTTCGGTGGATTAA